In Candidatus Ancaeobacter aquaticus, the following are encoded in one genomic region:
- the nifJ gene encoding pyruvate:ferredoxin (flavodoxin) oxidoreductase, with protein MKRKMVPHDGNSAVAHVAHATNEVIAIYPITPSSPMGEISDLKSAKNVPNIWGTIPKVVEMQSEGGASGAVHGALTAGALTTTFTASQGLLLMLPNMYKIAGELLPTVFHIAARSIACQALSIFGDHSDVMACRQTGFAMLFATNVQETMDFALISQVATLESRIPFLHIFEGFRISHEIQKIEELTMDDIKSMIDQKMVDAHHKSGLSPDHPAIRGTSQNPDVYFQGRESVNKYHDACPEFVQKAFDKFALLTGREYRLFDYVGDPEAERIIIMMGSGAEVAHETVDYLNQKGEKVGVLKVRLFRPFDLNAFVNSLPKTATKIAVLDRTKEPGSIGEPLYEDIRTAIGEAMTLGMIKSDSYPIIVGGRFGLGSAEFTPTMVKSIFEDLSLDDPKNHFTVGIDDDVTSTSLEVDNAFSIESDDVYRAMFYGLGSDGTVGANKNTIKIIAEKTNNYTQGYFEYDSKKAGAVTVSHLRFGKHPIRSPYLITNANFLACHNTSFLEKFDMLHNLVDGGIFLLTSHHSKDEIWDCLPNRVKKQIVAKKIKFYAIDAIKIAEEVGLGARINTIMQVAFFKISKVIDDAVAIEAVKDAIKKTYGNKGEDIVNMNVAAVDRSLTEIHEIAVPDTCDCTVEEVEVVPSDAPDFVKGVTAKIIKRQGSLVKVSEMPADGTWPTATTQYEKRNIAVNIPLWNTETCIQCGRCSLVCPHAAIRMKVYDPKQLDKAPDTFKSTTPKAKEFVGMKYTLQVAPEDCTGCGTCVFFCPAKAKEAIKMTEQAPLRDQERDNFAFFMDIPDIDPKKLDIATVRGSQFLKPLFEFSGACAGCGETAYVKLLTQLFGDKALIGNATGCTSIYGGNLPTTPYCTRQDGYGPTWSNSLFEDNAEFAFGMRLTVDKFNEYARELAQKIIDSKEECAGDLKSVLKEILAAPQKTYVEIEDQRVLVKKAKDLLSACKCGVCPELLKIADYLVKKSVWALGGDGWAYDIGYGGLDHVLASGENINVLVLDTEVYSNTGGQSSKATPKGAVAQFAASGKPTAKKDLALMAMSYGYVYVAKIAMGADPNQVVKAFIEAEQYDGPSLIIAYSTCIAHGINMEHGLDEQKKAVACGHFPIMRFNPELSVEGKNPLTIDSKKPTIEFSEYAGGENRFRVLKKTHPEAFEKYLKEEQVDVTRRYAMYKQLSELNCNAEEPTEEKK; from the coding sequence ATGAAACGTAAAATGGTTCCACATGACGGAAATAGCGCGGTAGCGCATGTCGCTCACGCGACAAATGAAGTAATTGCAATATATCCTATTACACCTTCATCACCTATGGGTGAGATATCTGATTTAAAATCAGCTAAAAATGTACCAAATATCTGGGGTACAATACCTAAAGTTGTTGAAATGCAATCTGAAGGTGGTGCTTCCGGGGCTGTGCATGGTGCTCTTACCGCTGGTGCGCTCACAACGACGTTTACTGCTTCACAAGGATTACTCCTTATGCTGCCAAACATGTATAAAATAGCCGGTGAATTATTACCTACTGTTTTCCATATTGCTGCACGATCAATTGCGTGTCAGGCATTATCCATATTTGGTGATCATTCAGATGTTATGGCGTGTCGTCAGACAGGATTTGCTATGTTGTTTGCAACAAATGTTCAGGAAACAATGGATTTTGCTCTTATTTCACAGGTTGCAACACTTGAGTCCCGTATACCGTTTTTACATATTTTTGAAGGGTTTAGAATCTCTCATGAAATACAGAAAATTGAAGAATTGACCATGGACGATATTAAATCTATGATTGATCAGAAAATGGTTGATGCACATCATAAATCAGGTCTCTCTCCTGATCATCCGGCGATCAGAGGTACTTCACAGAATCCTGACGTTTATTTTCAGGGTCGGGAAAGCGTAAACAAATATCATGATGCGTGCCCAGAATTTGTGCAAAAAGCATTTGATAAATTTGCTCTCCTCACAGGAAGAGAATATCGTCTTTTTGATTATGTCGGTGATCCTGAAGCTGAGCGGATCATAATTATGATGGGTTCTGGTGCAGAAGTTGCACACGAAACCGTTGATTACCTCAATCAAAAAGGTGAAAAAGTAGGTGTCTTAAAAGTGCGTCTTTTCCGACCTTTTGATCTGAATGCTTTTGTTAATTCATTACCTAAAACAGCTACTAAGATCGCTGTCTTAGACAGAACAAAAGAGCCTGGCAGTATCGGTGAGCCGCTTTACGAAGATATTCGTACAGCTATTGGTGAAGCAATGACACTCGGGATGATTAAATCAGATTCATATCCGATTATTGTTGGTGGTCGTTTTGGTCTTGGTTCAGCTGAGTTTACCCCTACTATGGTTAAATCAATATTCGAGGATTTATCTTTAGATGATCCAAAGAATCATTTTACTGTTGGGATAGATGATGATGTAACCTCAACGAGTCTTGAAGTTGACAATGCATTTTCGATTGAAAGTGATGATGTGTATCGCGCAATGTTTTATGGTCTTGGTTCAGACGGTACTGTCGGAGCAAACAAAAATACCATTAAGATTATTGCTGAAAAAACAAATAACTATACGCAAGGATACTTTGAATACGATTCAAAAAAAGCTGGTGCGGTAACAGTATCTCATCTTCGTTTCGGGAAACATCCTATTCGTAGTCCGTACCTCATAACAAACGCTAATTTCCTTGCTTGTCACAACACATCATTTTTAGAGAAATTTGATATGCTTCATAACCTTGTAGATGGCGGTATTTTTCTTCTTACCTCACATCATAGCAAAGACGAAATATGGGATTGTTTGCCAAACAGAGTGAAAAAGCAAATCGTTGCAAAGAAAATAAAGTTTTATGCAATTGATGCTATTAAAATCGCTGAAGAAGTTGGTCTTGGTGCACGTATCAACACGATCATGCAGGTAGCGTTCTTCAAAATATCAAAGGTTATTGATGATGCAGTTGCGATTGAAGCAGTAAAAGATGCGATCAAAAAAACTTACGGTAATAAAGGTGAAGATATCGTTAATATGAACGTAGCCGCTGTTGATCGATCGCTTACAGAAATACATGAAATTGCTGTGCCGGATACTTGCGATTGTACAGTAGAGGAAGTCGAAGTTGTACCTAGTGATGCCCCAGATTTTGTTAAAGGTGTTACTGCAAAGATAATTAAACGGCAGGGATCATTAGTAAAAGTATCTGAAATGCCTGCAGACGGTACCTGGCCGACAGCTACAACACAGTATGAAAAACGTAATATAGCGGTAAATATACCACTGTGGAATACTGAGACATGTATCCAATGTGGTAGATGTTCTTTAGTGTGTCCTCACGCAGCGATAAGAATGAAAGTCTATGATCCGAAACAGCTCGATAAAGCACCAGACACATTTAAATCAACTACTCCCAAAGCAAAAGAATTTGTGGGGATGAAGTATACGCTACAAGTTGCACCGGAAGATTGTACTGGATGCGGTACCTGTGTATTCTTCTGTCCGGCAAAAGCAAAAGAAGCAATTAAGATGACTGAGCAGGCACCACTCAGAGATCAAGAGAGGGATAACTTCGCGTTCTTTATGGATATTCCTGATATCGATCCTAAGAAGCTTGATATAGCAACTGTAAGAGGTAGCCAGTTCTTAAAGCCACTCTTTGAGTTCTCTGGCGCATGCGCGGGATGCGGTGAAACAGCATATGTAAAACTTCTGACACAGCTTTTTGGTGATAAAGCGCTCATCGGTAATGCAACAGGATGTACATCAATTTATGGTGGTAACTTACCGACAACACCGTATTGTACGCGCCAAGACGGTTATGGCCCGACATGGTCAAACTCACTTTTTGAAGATAATGCTGAGTTTGCTTTTGGTATGAGACTTACCGTAGATAAGTTTAATGAATATGCACGTGAACTTGCACAGAAGATTATTGATAGTAAAGAAGAATGTGCAGGGGATCTTAAGTCGGTGTTGAAGGAAATACTTGCAGCACCACAGAAAACATATGTAGAGATCGAAGATCAACGAGTACTAGTTAAAAAAGCAAAAGATCTGCTTTCAGCATGTAAGTGTGGTGTATGTCCGGAACTTTTAAAAATAGCAGATTATTTGGTTAAAAAATCTGTATGGGCACTCGGTGGTGATGGATGGGCATATGATATCGGTTACGGTGGTCTTGATCACGTATTAGCATCAGGTGAGAATATCAATGTGCTTGTTCTTGATACAGAAGTATATTCAAACACCGGTGGACAGTCATCAAAAGCGACACCGAAAGGTGCTGTAGCACAGTTTGCAGCGAGCGGTAAACCAACAGCGAAAAAAGATCTCGCATTAATGGCGATGAGTTACGGCTATGTATATGTTGCAAAGATTGCTATGGGTGCAGATCCTAACCAGGTAGTAAAAGCATTCATTGAAGCTGAACAGTATGATGGCCCTTCACTGATCATTGCTTATTCAACATGTATTGCTCATGGTATAAATATGGAGCATGGATTAGATGAGCAGAAAAAAGCGGTAGCATGCGGTCATTTCCCAATTATGCGGTTTAACCCAGAGCTCTCTGTTGAAGGAAAGAATCCGCTTACTATTGATAGTAAGAAGCCGACAATAGAGTTCAGTGAATATGCTGGTGGGGAAAATAGGTTTAGAGTATTAAAGAAGACCCATCCTGAAGCATTTGAAAAGTATCTTAAAGAAGAACAGGTTGATGTTACCAGAAGATACGCAATGTACAAACAGCTTTCAGAGTTAAATTGTAATGCTGAAGAGCCGACAGAAGAAAAGAAATAA